TCAACGCCTTCCACGCCAAGAACATGCAGATCACCGACGAGTTCGTGAAGCTGTTCGGCCCCTACCCGTTCTCCTCCAGCGGCGGGCTGGTCGACAACGCGAACGTGGGGTTCGCGTTGGAGACCCAGACCCGCCCGGTGTACGGCTCGTTCGGCGCCGACGAGGGCATCGTGGCGCACGAGTTGGCGCACATGTGGTTCGGCGACAGCGTCAGCGTCACCCAGTGGAAGGACATCTGGCTCAACGAGGGCTTCGCCACCTACGCGGAGTGGATCTGGTCCGAGCGGGCCACCGGCGTCACCCCCCAGCAGGCGTTCGACGAGCTGTACGCCCAAGAGGGGAACGGCGCGCTGTGGGACATCCCCACCGGAAGCCCCGGCCGGACCAACATGTTCAGCTCCGACGCCGTCTACAACCGGGGCGCGATGACGCTGCACGCGCTGCGCAAGAAGGTCGGGGACGCGAAGTTCTTCGAGATCCTCAAGAAGTGGACGCAGACGTACCGGCACTCCAACGCGACCACGCAGCAGTTCATCGCGATCGTCGAGGAGGTCTCCGGGCAGCAGCTCGATGACTTCTTCCAGGCGTGGCTGTACTCGCGGGGTCGTCCCGCCCTGTAGAACACGCCCGGGCCGGATGTCTCGGCGAGGTGAACGGTCGGCAACGGCTCCCTCAAGCCCGCGCCGGTTCCGCGACGCCGCGGGCCCGGTACGAGCACGCTGAGCTGCGTGAATGCTCACGCCCGTCCCGGCGGGACGCCCCTGGTGCGCACCATCGCCTACTCGGCCACGGCGGCCACCGTGGCGACCGTCACCGCGCTCGCCCTGTCGGCGGGCCACGGCGACGCCGCCACCGAGCCCTGCTCGTCCCAGGCCAGGATCGCGGGCGCGGCCTGCGCCGTGGCGGAGGAGGCGCACAACCCTCCCCCCAGGCCCAGCAAGCCGCTGGCCCTACGGGGCGCTCCGGGCACCCCCGGGATCGGCGACCGCTACTTCCCCGCCGCGGGCAACGGCGGCTACGACGCGCTCGACTACGACGTCGCCCTCGCCTACCGCGCCGACGGCACCGTCAGCGCCGCCACCACCATGAAGGCCAGGGCCACCCAGGACCTCACCGGGTTCTCGCTCGACTATCGCGGGCCCCGGGTACGGAGCGTCGCGGTGGACGGCCGGCGCGCCACGTTCGCCCGCAAGGGGCAGGAGCTCACGGTCGTCCCGACGCAGCCGTTGCCGCGCGGCGCCGAGTTCACCGCCGTCGTCCACTACGCGGGCAAGCCGGGGCCGCTCAACAACAGCGCCCTCGGCACCTACGGCTGGATCCCGACCCGCGACGGCGCGGTGACGCTCTCCGAGCCGGACGGGACCCCCACCTGGATCCCGGTCAACGACCACCCCCTCGACAAGGCCACCTACACGTTCCGGCTGACCGTGCCCAAGGGCCTGCAGGCCCTGGCCAACGGCTCGCCGTCGCCGCCGGTCCACAAGGGCGACGTCAGCACGTACACGTGGGCGGAGCGGTCGCCCATGGCGAGCTACCTGGCGATGATCGCCATCGGCAGGTTCCACGTCATGCGCGGTCAGGCGGGCGGGATCCCCGTCATCACCGCCGTGGACCCCAGGTTCCGAAAGGCCGCCGCCAAACTGCACCGCGACACCGTGCGGGCCCTCCGGTGGATGCCCAAGGTCTTCGGGCCGTACCCGTTCACCACGAGCGGCGGCATCATCGACGACCCGCGCCTTGAGTACGCGCTGGAGACCCAGGAGCGCCCGGTGTACGGGGGGTTCGTCCCCGAGCCGCAGTTCGTCGTCCACGAGCTGGCCCACCAGTGGTTCGGCAACAGCGTCAGCCTCAAGAGCTGGCCCGACATCTGGCTGAACGAGGGGCTGGCCACGTACGCGGAGTGGCTCTGGCACGAGCGTCGCGGCAAGGGCAACACCGCCCACAAGATCTTCGGCCGCTACTACCGTCAGCCGGCGACCTCGGCCATCTTCAGCCCGCCCCCGGGGAGGCCGGGGCGCGCCAACCTGTTCGGCTACTCGGTGTACGTCCGCGGCGCGATGACCGTTCACGCGCTGCGCAGGCGGGTCGGGGACGAGGCGTTCTTCCGCATCCTGCGGGCCTGGAGCGCGACCCACCGGCACGGCAACGCGGAGACCGCCGACTTCATCGCGCTGGCCGAACGGGAGTCCGGCAAGCCGCTCCAGCGCCTCTTCCAGGTGTGGCTGCACACGAAGGGAAAGCCGAAGGCCTGGTGAGCCCGGGGCCGCAGAACCTGCGGTCTCCTTGCCCAATCGAGATCGAATCGCGCTTGTGCCCCCGGACGGCTGCTGCAAGCTTGGGGATCATTGTGCCGTCCAACCTCCAAGGACACTCGTATGAGCAGAACCCCCCGTGCCCTTGCCGCAATGGCGCTGACCGCCGCGGCCGGTCTGGTCGTCTCCGCGCCCCCCGCGCACGCGGCCCCCAAGTTCACACCGGGAGCCCCGGGGGCCGGTGACCCGTACTTCCCCGACATGGGCAACGGCGGCTACGACGTGGCCCACTACGACGTGGCGCTGCGCTACCTCGGGAACGCCAAGGGCATCCGGGCCGTCACCCGGGTCAAGGCCCGGGCGACCAAGAACCTCTCGCGGTTCAACCTGGACCTGCTGGGCCCCCTGAAGGTCCACTCGATCACCGTCAACGGCGCCAAGGCCGGCTTCCGGCGCACCGGCGCCCAGGAGCTGGTGATCACGCCTCGCAAGGGTCTGCCCCGCGGCAAGGCGTTCTCCGTCACGGTGACGTACTCGGGCCTCCCCAAGAAGGTCGAGGACGCGGCGCTGGGCGTGTCGGGCTGGATTCCGACCGACGACGGCGCGGTGGCGCTGAACCAACCGTTCGGCACCGCCACCTGGATGCCGGTCAACGACACCCCGGCCGACAAGGCGACCTACAACATCGCGCTGACCGTGCCGAAGGCCCTGACGGCGCTGTCCAACGGCGACTTCGCCGGGAAGCGGACCGCCGGGGCCTGGTCGACGTGGTGGTGGAAGATGCCGCGGCCGATGGCCAGCGAACTCGCCATGGTCGCGATCGGCAAGTACAACGTGAAGCGCGGCAAGACGCCCAAGGGCGTGCCCAACATCACCGCGATCGACCCCACCCTCGACACCGCCCCCGGCCAGGGCGCGGCGTTCCACAAGCTGACCGCCGACGTCACCGACTGGGGCTCGAAGGTCTTCGGCCGGTACCCGTTCGGCTCCACCGGCGGCATCGTCGACGCCCTCGGCGTGGGCTACGCGCTGGAGACCCAGGGACGCCCGGTTTACGACCGCAAGGGCCGCCCCGGCGTGAACCCGAGCTCCGGCCTCGTCGCCCACGAGATCGGCCACCAGTGGTTCGGCAACAGCGTCACGCCGAGGTACTGGAAGGACATCTGGCTGAACGAGGGCTTCGCCACGTACACCGAGTGGCTGCACAGCGAGCAGCACGGTGGTGACAGCGCGCAGAAGACCTTCGACGAGGTGTACGCCACCCCGGCCACCGAAGACCTGTGGACCGTCAAGGTCTCCGACCCGGGCCGCGACGGCATCTACGCCCACGCCGTGTACGACCGCGGGGCGATGACGCTGCACGTGCTCCGCAAGACGATCGGCGACAAGAAGTTCTTCCAACTCCTCCGGAGCTGGTACGCGCAGAACCGGGACGGCAACGTGACCACCCGGGACTTCGTCCGGCACAGCAAGCGGTTCGGCGACGACGACAAGCTCGACACCCTCTTCAAGAAGTGGCTCCACACGCCTTCTAAGCCGGCCTAAGGGTGGGGGGGCGACCCCCCACACCCCCCGCGCCCGGTCTTGGAGATCTTCAGGCGGACGCTCCTCCGCTGGCGCTCCGGAGCGTCCGCCTGAAGGACCGGGCAAAACCCCCGGCTGGTCGCCGTTCGTTGTCGCTCGTTGTCGCTCGTCGTCGCTCGTCGTCGCTCGTCGTCGCTCGTCGTCGCTCGTCGTCGCTCGTCGTCGCTCGTCGTCGCTCGTCGTCGCTCGTCGTCGCTCGTCGTCGCTCGTCGTCGCTCGTCGTCGCTCGTCGTCGCTCGTCGTCGCTCGTCGTCGCTCGTCGCTCGTCGTCGCTCGTCGTCGCTCGTCGTCGCTCGTCGTCGCTCGTCGTCGCTCGTCGTCGCTCGTCGTCGCTCGTCGTCGCTCGTCGTCGCTCGTCGTCGCTCGTCGTCGCTCGGACGTGTCGTTGCCGTGAGGACGTGATGGTTCCGCTCTCCGTGTGCGGGCTCAGCTCTGCTTGAGCGTGTAGCCCTTGGCGCGGAGGCGGCCGAGGACCTCGTCGCAGTGGTCCGGCCCTCGGGTCTCCAGGTGCAGCAGGACCTCGACCTCCTCGACGTGCAGCCGCGCCGCGACCCGTTCGTGCGTGACGTCCAGGACGTTCACGCCCAGCTCGGCCAGCTCGCTCAGCAGCGTCACCAGGGCGCCCGGACGGTCGTTGAGGCGACAGCGCACCACCAGGTAGCGTCCCGCGCCGGCGAGCCCGTGCCGCAGCACCTTGGACATCAACAGCGGGTCGATGTTGCCGCCCGACAACACCGCCACGACCGGGGGCTCGAACGCGTACGCGTGCTCCAGGAGGGCCGCCACCCCGGCGGCGCCGGCGGGCTCGACGACCTGCTTGGCGCGCTCCAGGCACAGCAGCAGCGCCTGGGAGAGGGACTCCTCGGTGACGGTCACGACGGCGTCCACCAACTCGCTGACCAGGGCGTACGTCAACTCCCCTGGGCTGCCCACCGCGATGCCGTCGGCCATGGTGGGCCGCACCTCGA
The DNA window shown above is from Thermomonospora umbrina and carries:
- a CDS encoding M1 family metallopeptidase, translating into MNAHARPGGTPLVRTIAYSATAATVATVTALALSAGHGDAATEPCSSQARIAGAACAVAEEAHNPPPRPSKPLALRGAPGTPGIGDRYFPAAGNGGYDALDYDVALAYRADGTVSAATTMKARATQDLTGFSLDYRGPRVRSVAVDGRRATFARKGQELTVVPTQPLPRGAEFTAVVHYAGKPGPLNNSALGTYGWIPTRDGAVTLSEPDGTPTWIPVNDHPLDKATYTFRLTVPKGLQALANGSPSPPVHKGDVSTYTWAERSPMASYLAMIAIGRFHVMRGQAGGIPVITAVDPRFRKAAAKLHRDTVRALRWMPKVFGPYPFTTSGGIIDDPRLEYALETQERPVYGGFVPEPQFVVHELAHQWFGNSVSLKSWPDIWLNEGLATYAEWLWHERRGKGNTAHKIFGRYYRQPATSAIFSPPPGRPGRANLFGYSVYVRGAMTVHALRRRVGDEAFFRILRAWSATHRHGNAETADFIALAERESGKPLQRLFQVWLHTKGKPKAW
- a CDS encoding M1 family metallopeptidase, whose protein sequence is MSRTPRALAAMALTAAAGLVVSAPPAHAAPKFTPGAPGAGDPYFPDMGNGGYDVAHYDVALRYLGNAKGIRAVTRVKARATKNLSRFNLDLLGPLKVHSITVNGAKAGFRRTGAQELVITPRKGLPRGKAFSVTVTYSGLPKKVEDAALGVSGWIPTDDGAVALNQPFGTATWMPVNDTPADKATYNIALTVPKALTALSNGDFAGKRTAGAWSTWWWKMPRPMASELAMVAIGKYNVKRGKTPKGVPNITAIDPTLDTAPGQGAAFHKLTADVTDWGSKVFGRYPFGSTGGIVDALGVGYALETQGRPVYDRKGRPGVNPSSGLVAHEIGHQWFGNSVTPRYWKDIWLNEGFATYTEWLHSEQHGGDSAQKTFDEVYATPATEDLWTVKVSDPGRDGIYAHAVYDRGAMTLHVLRKTIGDKKFFQLLRSWYAQNRDGNVTTRDFVRHSKRFGDDDKLDTLFKKWLHTPSKPA